The following proteins are encoded in a genomic region of Phycodurus eques isolate BA_2022a chromosome 11, UOR_Pequ_1.1, whole genome shotgun sequence:
- the LOC133409970 gene encoding otoraplin-like isoform X3 translates to MNPCTRTTLFFEMRHPLVVVLCVGMLHHTSEAILMEKLADNKICGDAECSYVLSMATALDDFIAPDCRFINIKMGQKVYVYSKLVPEEGGGVFWSGSVYSDRYVDQMGIFGYFPAPVVKETHTFREDTVQIPTTNMDFFCA, encoded by the exons ATGAATCCGTGCACACGTACAACACTGTTTTTCGAAATGCGACATCCGCTTGTGGTTGTGCTCTGTGTGGGAATGCTGCACCACACCTCAGAGGCCATCCTCATGGAAAAGCTAGCGGACAACAAGATTTGTGGTGATGCAGAGTGCTCGT acgTTCTGTCCATGGCCACAGCCTTGGATGACTTCATAGCTCCAGACTGCAGATTCATCAACATCAAGATGGGTCAGAAGGTTTACGTGTATTCTAAACTGGTGCCAGAGGAGGGCGGTGGAGTCTTTTGGTCTGGCAGT GTGTACAGTGACCGCTACGTGGACCAGATGGGCATCTTCGGATACTTTCCCGCTCCTGTGGTGAAGGAGACACACACGTTTAGAGAGGACACGGTCCAGATTCCAACAACA AACATGGATTTCTTCTGCGCTTAA
- the LOC133409970 gene encoding otoraplin-like isoform X1 translates to MRHPLVVVLCVGMLHHTSEAILMEKLADNKICGDAECSYVLSMATALDDFIAPDCRFINIKMGQKVYVYSKLVPEEGGGVFWSGSVYSDRYVDQMGIFGYFPAPVVKETHTFREDTVQIPTTV, encoded by the exons ATGCGACATCCGCTTGTGGTTGTGCTCTGTGTGGGAATGCTGCACCACACCTCAGAGGCCATCCTCATGGAAAAGCTAGCGGACAACAAGATTTGTGGTGATGCAGAGTGCTCGT acgTTCTGTCCATGGCCACAGCCTTGGATGACTTCATAGCTCCAGACTGCAGATTCATCAACATCAAGATGGGTCAGAAGGTTTACGTGTATTCTAAACTGGTGCCAGAGGAGGGCGGTGGAGTCTTTTGGTCTGGCAGT GTGTACAGTGACCGCTACGTGGACCAGATGGGCATCTTCGGATACTTTCCCGCTCCTGTGGTGAAGGAGACACACACGTTTAGAGAGGACACGGTCCAGATTCCAACAACAGTGT AA
- the LOC133409970 gene encoding otoraplin-like isoform X2: MRHPLVVVLCVGMLHHTSEAILMEKLADNKICDVLSMATALDDFIAPDCRFINIKMGQKVYVYSKLVPEEGGGVFWSGSVYSDRYVDQMGIFGYFPAPVVKETHTFREDTVQIPTTNMDFFCA; the protein is encoded by the exons ATGCGACATCCGCTTGTGGTTGTGCTCTGTGTGGGAATGCTGCACCACACCTCAGAGGCCATCCTCATGGAAAAGCTAGCGGACAACAAGATTTGTG acgTTCTGTCCATGGCCACAGCCTTGGATGACTTCATAGCTCCAGACTGCAGATTCATCAACATCAAGATGGGTCAGAAGGTTTACGTGTATTCTAAACTGGTGCCAGAGGAGGGCGGTGGAGTCTTTTGGTCTGGCAGT GTGTACAGTGACCGCTACGTGGACCAGATGGGCATCTTCGGATACTTTCCCGCTCCTGTGGTGAAGGAGACACACACGTTTAGAGAGGACACGGTCCAGATTCCAACAACA AACATGGATTTCTTCTGCGCTTAA